In Trifolium pratense cultivar HEN17-A07 linkage group LG7, ARS_RC_1.1, whole genome shotgun sequence, a genomic segment contains:
- the LOC123896344 gene encoding histone H2B type 2-E1-like has product MAPKRANKKMVVRSTRKVVEESVQVSVVSSNKRSTRANKDNEIDKDVGSDHDQREEHVRIIPVQEVTPSAKEDSNASTTTFTTEDKTNQENTPNEATMEPKESENKKVKNKEGNYGKEKRKRKRVRRMGEGYQRYVYRVLKQVHPDMGISFKAMTILNNLMNDMFEKLADEAAKLTTYIGHMTLSSREIQGAVKLVLPGELGKHAIAEGAKAVTNYISSYGA; this is encoded by the coding sequence ATGGCTCCAAAACGTGCTAATAAGAAGATGGTGGTTAGATCAACAAGGAAAGTTGTTGAAGAAAGTGTACAAGTTTCAGTTGTAAGCAGCAACAAAAGATCAACAAGAGCTAACAAAGATAATGAGATAGATAAAGATGTAGGTAGTGATCATGATCAAAGAGAAGAGCATGTGAGGATTATACCTGTTCAAGAAGTGACTCCTTCAGCCAAAGAAGATTCAAATGCAAGCACAACCACTTTCACTACTGAAGACAAAACAAACCAAGAAAATACTCCAAATGAAGCTACCATGGAACCCAAAGAGTCAGAGAATAAGAAGGTCAAGAACAAGGAAGGAAATTATGGTAAAGAGAAAAGGAAGAGGAAAAGGGTGAGGAGAATGGGAGAAGGGTATCAGAGATATGTGTATAGGGTATTGAAACAAGTGCACCCTGATATGGGAATTTCATTTAAAGCTATGACTATTCTGAATAATTTGATGAATGACATGTTTGAGAAGTTGGCTGATGAAGCTGCAAAGCTGACGACATACATAGGACACATGACATTATCTTCAAGGGAGATTCAAGGGGCAGTGAAACTGGTTTTGCCAGGAGAACTTGGGAAACATGCTATTGCTGAAGGAGCCAAGGCTGTTACCAACTATATATCATCCTATGGTGCCTAA